One Panicum virgatum strain AP13 chromosome 9K, P.virgatum_v5, whole genome shotgun sequence genomic region harbors:
- the LOC120647050 gene encoding GEM-like protein 1, producing the protein MNPPAAAASTGGGDRAAAAPEYAAYPRLTPEDVAPPPPPSYHAATAAPPPYGGNPYVSTPAGGAATAPKNTMDSVKDVLGKMGKRFGEAARKTENITGNFWQHLKTGPSITDAAMGRISQVTKVIAEGGYEKIFHQTFEVAPGEKLKKPYACYLSTSAGPVMGVLYLSNVKLAFCSDNPLAYQVGDKTEWSYYKVVIPLAQLRSVNSSTSRTNTSEKYIQVVSVDNHEFWFMGFVYYDSAVKNLQEALQEAQNLRA; encoded by the exons ATGAATCCGCCCGCAGCAGCCGCGTCCACCGGCGGAGGAGACCGCGCCGCGGCAGCCCCGGAGTACGCGGCCTACCCGAGGCTCACGCCGGAGGACGtggccccgcctccgccgccgtcttaccatgccgccaccgccgcgccgcctccctaCGGCGGCAACCCCTACGTCTccacccccgccggcggcgccgcgaccGCCCCCAAGA ataCGATGGACTCGGTGAAGGACGTGCTCGGGAAGATGGGGAAGAGGTTCGGCGAGGCGGCCCGGAAGACCGAGAACATCACCGGCAACTTCTGGCAGCACT TGAAAACTGGCCCAAGCATTACTGATGCAGCAATGGGCAGGATCTCCCAGGTCACTAAAGTCATTGCAGAAGGTGGATATGAAAAAATTTTCCATCAAACCTTTGAGGTCGCTCCGGGCGAAAAACTCAAGAAGCCATATGCATGCTATTTGTCAACCTCGGCTGGACCTGTTATGGGTGTACTTTACCTGTCCAATGTAAAACTGGCCTTCTGCAGTGATAACCCACTTGCATACCAGGTTGGAGACAAAACGGAGTGGAGCTACTACAAG GTGGTCATTCCCCTTGCTCAACTGCGATCAGTTAACTCCTCGACAAGCAGAACAAACACATCAGAGAAATACATTCAGGTGGTTTCAGTTGATAACCATGAGTTTTGGTTCATGGGCTTTGTTTACTACGACAGTGCTGTAAAGAATCTGCAGGAAGCACTTCAGGAGGCTCAGAATTTGCGTGCTTAG